One genomic segment of Rivularia sp. PCC 7116 includes these proteins:
- a CDS encoding class I SAM-dependent methyltransferase produces the protein MKAVFEAESTVKQWDEDYYHPIALKFYDWAIIDMLKMMEVEPGATVLDAGCGPGVHSIRVAKAGYRVCAIDISNTMLSEAQQRAKAENVADKIEFYQKDLTKLDFPDNSFNYVFSWGVIIHIRDVEKALNELARIVKPGGKLALYITNKTAVDHNIESLMRFIARKPLTDLQHLQLGDGVLYNMNDEKIWLWRFEKTAIAEYLATKKLNLKHCHIGELSEIQRRLTSVPRNCLLQLNNLAYRWNLPTNLATTQLLIFEKA, from the coding sequence TACTATCATCCTATTGCTTTAAAATTTTACGATTGGGCAATTATCGATATGCTCAAGATGATGGAAGTTGAGCCTGGTGCAACAGTTCTTGATGCCGGATGCGGGCCTGGTGTACATAGCATTCGAGTTGCAAAGGCAGGTTATCGTGTATGTGCCATCGATATCTCTAATACTATGCTCAGTGAAGCTCAGCAACGTGCGAAGGCGGAAAATGTTGCTGACAAAATAGAGTTTTATCAAAAAGATTTGACTAAGCTAGATTTTCCGGATAATTCATTTAATTATGTCTTTTCTTGGGGAGTTATCATCCACATTCGGGATGTTGAAAAAGCCTTGAACGAACTTGCTCGTATTGTTAAACCTGGAGGTAAATTGGCTCTGTACATAACGAATAAGACAGCAGTGGATCATAACATTGAGTCTTTGATGCGATTCATAGCACGGAAGCCACTTACAGACTTGCAACATCTGCAATTAGGTGACGGTGTTTTGTACAACATGAATGACGAGAAGATTTGGCTATGGAGATTTGAGAAGACGGCAATTGCTGAGTATCTTGCTACCAAGAAGTTGAACTTAAAGCATTGCCATATTGGAGAATTATCAGAAATCCAGCGACGTTTAACATCTGTACCAAGAAATTGTCTTTTGCAACTAAATAACTTAGCTTATCGTTGGAATTTACCGACAAACTTAGCTACAACTCAACTGTTGATTTTTGAGAAAGCTTGA